The following are encoded in a window of Plectropomus leopardus isolate mb chromosome 23, YSFRI_Pleo_2.0, whole genome shotgun sequence genomic DNA:
- the LOC121962418 gene encoding cell wall protein DAN4-like, whose product AAPTTALPTTGAPTTVSPTTAAPTTLSPTTKTMSTAAPTTVAPTTAASAAAIQTTSEPTTASPTTATPTTAAHTTFAPTTSAPTTAASTAAAPTTESPTTAVPTTLAQITEAATTAAPSTVEPTTSASATAVHTTETPTAASTTTAAPTTAVPTTAAPTAEATTIAPTTTLQTTPGPTTHATPTTASPTTVARSTVAPTTQTPTTATPATLAPSTAAPTTVAPTTPAPTTASPTSVAPTTVATTIAPTTSGQSTPGPTTAAPTTASPTTVAHSTVAPTTVAPTTVAHTTPAPTTVAPTTPAQPTQTQTTAVTTTPAPTTDSPTTAATTSAPTTTVPRTTGPTTAAPTTASPTTGAPTTASPTTAVPTTLAQTTESATTLAPSTVEPTTSASATAVHTTETPTAASTTTAAPTTAAPTSVAPTTEATTIAPSTTVQTTPGPTTAMPTTASPTTHCTNNFGTINAWADYCNAYNCFTHYCGSFNCRTYDCCTYNNCSNNTNTNDSNTYNSCTFNCCPYNCSTHNTCTYNSSTYDTCSNNTNTDDCINYNTYTYNRFTYNCSYYFRTYNYSYYHCTNNYIANNAWANDSCNAYNCFTHHCGSFNCRTYNTNTNDSNTCNTCTFNCCPYNCSTHNTCTYDCLTYKCGTYNCCYYHCTDNFGHCTNNFGTINAWADYCNAYNCFTHYCGSFNCRTYDCCTYNNCSNNTNTNDSHTYNSCTFNCCPYNCSTHNTCTYNSSTYDTCSNNTNTDDCINYNTCTYNRFTYNCSLLLPHLQLHAHNTLSYHKNNVDCSTYDSCTYNCCLCSSHTNHFRTYNCFTNNCYTYYCRTHNICTDYFSTYNCCIHCRRSNY is encoded by the exons GCAGCGCCGACAACAGCTTTACCCACCACTGGGGCTCCTACAACTGTGTCACCTACCACTGCAGCGCCCACAACACTCTCTCCtaccacaaaaacaatgtcGACTGCAGCACCTACGACAGTtgcacctacaactgctgcctctgcagcagccataCAAACCACTTCAGAacctacaactgcttcaccaACAACTGCTACACCTActactgcagcacacacaacatTTGCACCTACTACTTCAgcacctacaactgctgcaTCCACTGCTGCCGCTCCAACTACTGAGTCACCTACCACTGCAGTGCCCACAACACTTGCTCAAATAACAGAAGCAGCAACAACTGCAGCACCTTCAACAGTTGAACCAACAACTTCTGCCTCCGCAACAGCCGTGCATACGACTGAAACACCGACAGCTGCTTCAACAACAACTGCCGCCCCGACTACTGCAGTACCTACGACTGCTGCACCTACAGCTGAGGCTACTACCATTGCACCAACAACTACATTGCAAACAACGCCTGGGCCAACGACTCATGCAAcgcctacaactgcttcacccacCACTGTGGCTCGTTCAACTGTCGCAcctacaacacaaacaccaacgaCAGCAACACCTGCAACACTTGCACCTTCAACTGCTGCTCCTACAACTGTAGCacccacaacacctgcacctacgaCTGCCTCACCTACAAGTGTGGCACCTACAACTGTTGCTACTACCATTGCACCGACAACTTCGGGGCAATCAACCCCTGGGCCAACTACTGCAGcgcctacaactgcttcacccactactgtggctcattcaactgtcgcacctacaactgtagcacccacaactgtagcacacacaacacctgcacctacgaCAGTAGCACCTACAACACCTGCtcaaccaacacaaacacagacgacTGCAGTAactacaacacctgcacctacaacTGATTCACCTACAACTGCAGCTACTACTTCCGCACCTACGACTACAGTTCCTAGAACAACTGGGCCGACTACTGCAGCGCCGacaactgcttcacccactACTGGGGCTCCGACAACTGCGTCACCCACCACTGCAGTGCCCACAACACTTGCTCAAACAACAGAATCAGCAACAACTCTAGCACCTTCAACAGTTGAACCAACAACTTCTGCCTCCGCAACAGCCGTGCATACGACTGAAACACCGACAGCCGCTTCAACAACAACTGCCGCCCCTACGACTGCTGCACCTACAAGTGTCGCACCTACAACTGAGGCTACTACCATTGCACCATCAACTACAGTGCAAACAACGCCTGGGCCGACTACAGCAATgcctacaactgcttcacccactact CATTGCACCAACAACTTCGGTACAATCAACGCCTGGGCCGACTACTGCAAcgcctacaactgcttcacccactACTGTGGCTCATTCAACTGCCGCACCTACGACTGCTGCACCTACAACAACTgctccaacaacacaaacaccaacgaCAGCAACACATACAACAGCTGCACCTTCAACTGCTGCCCCTACAACTGTAGCacccacaacacctgcacctacaacAGCAGCACCTACGACACCTGCtccaacaacacaaatacagacgACTGCATTAACTACAACACCTACACCTACAACCGATTCACCTACAACTGCAGCTACTACTTTCGCACCTACAACTACA GCTACTACCATTGCACCAACAACTACATTGCAAACAACGCCTGGGCCAACGACTCATGCAAcgcctacaactgcttcacccacCACTGTGGCTCGTTCAACTGTCGCAcctacaacacaaacaccaacgaCAGCAACACCTGCAACACTTGCACCTTCAACTGCTGCCCCTACAACTGTAGCacccacaacacctgcacctacgaCTGCCTCACCTACAAGTGTGGCACCTACAACTGTTGCTACTACCATTGCACCGACAACTTCGGG CATTGCACCAACAACTTCGGTACAATCAACGCCTGGGCCGACTACTGCAAcgcctacaactgcttcacccactACTGTGGCTCATTCAACTGCCGCACCTACGACTGCTGCACCTACAACAACTgctccaacaacacaaacaccaacgaCAGCCACACATACAACAGCTGCACCTTCAACTGCTGCCCCTACAACTGTAGCACCCATaacacctgcacctacaacAGCAGCACCTACGACACCTGCtccaacaacacaaatacagacgACTGCATTAactacaacacctgcacctacaacCGATTCACCTACAACTGCAGCTTACTACTTCCGCACCTACAACTACA CGCCCACAACACTCTCTCCtaccacaaaaacaatgtcGACTGCAGCACCTACGACAGTtgcacctacaactgctgcctctgcagcagccataCAAACCACTTCAGAacctacaactgcttcaccaACAACTGCTACACCTACTACTGCAGAACCCACAACATTTGCACCGACTACTTCAgcacctacaactgctgcaTCCACTGCCGCCGCTCCAACTACTGA